The Cystobacter fuscus DSM 2262 region GCCCTCGCGCTCCACCTCGTGCCGCAACTCTCGCAGGAGGCTCTCCAGGAAGGGCCGGCGCCCCTCGGGAATCTTCACCACCGCCGCGGCCCCCGAGCGCACGTGCTCGAAGGGCGCGAGCAGCTCCTCGGAGGCGTCGTCGCCCAGGAAACACACCGGACAGAAGCCGACGCCCATGAGGTGCGATTGCCGCGAGGCCAGATGCCGGTGCGGCGCGCCCGCGGGGATGAGCAGCACATCTCCCTCCTCGAGCGTCCACTGCCCCCGCTGCTCCACGGTGCTGCTGCCTCCGGTATGGAAGGCGAGCACGGCGTAGTCGTGGGTCACGGGGGCATGGGTGGCCTGGGATTCGGTGGGGCCCCGATGGATGACGAAGAGGGGCCGGCCGTGGCCCTGGCCGTCCTCGGCGCGGACCTTCTCAGACATCGGTGTCCTGGAGCGCGGGCAAGGTCGATCTCCTCGTGGCAATCACCGTGCGCGACCATAGCAGGTGCCCCGTTGGGCCACGGCGGTGTTGTCCGGGCGTCACCTCGGGACTCCCTCACCCGGGCGGTGTTCCCGGATGGGGAAGGGAATTGGGCGGTGCGCGCCCTGTCTGGGTACTTTATTTCCCATCCTGTCGCGGCGAGCCCCACCGTTTGCTCCCGCGAACGGTGGGATTGTCCTGGCGCGCTGTTTGCTCCTGTTCGCGGCCATGAGAATCGCGCTCTTCGCTGGACTCCTCTTGCTGGTGAGCGCATGCGGTGGCCCGAGCGAGCCTGCCGTCATGCCCGAGACACCTCCCGCTCAAGCCGACGTGGGAGGCGGCGGGGTCTCGACGCCGCCGGGCCCCGACGTGCCACGGGATGAGCCGCCTCCCCAGCCGGTTCCACCGCCGAAGGATCCACCGGGGCAGCCACCCCCCGAGCCCCAGACGCCGTCGCGGCCCTCGCCCTCCGAGCCGCGCTGGCCGGCGCTGCAGACGTCCATTCCCGTCTACGAGCTGACGTTGAGCCAGGCGGACCACGACGCGCTCCACGCGCACATCCACGATCCGCCCTCCCGGGACTTCAGCGTCATGGGCCGGTTCTCGCTCGAGGGCCGCGCGTACACGGCGGAGCTGAGCTTCCGCGGGCGCTCCTCCAAGACGGACCCGCGCATCGTGAAGAAGTCCTGGGACGTGCGCTTCGACAAGAAGGATCGCTTCGAGGGCAAGAAGAACATCGAGCTGCTCGCGGCGTGGAAGGACAGCGGCTACCTCACCGAGAAGCTCTGGTACGACTTCGCGGCGAGCATCGGGCTGCGCGCGTCGAACGCCCGCTATGCGCACGTGAAGCTGCACCTGGTGCAGCCAGACGGCTCCGTCATCACCCGCTACGAGGGCGTCTTCACCGAGCTGGAGTCCGTCAACAAGGACTTCCTCGAGGCCCACGGCTTCGACGACGACAGCGACCTGTACCGCGCCGGCATGCACGATGGCGAGCTGCGCCCGCCGCCCCAGGAGTCCTACCAGGAGCCCTGGGACAAGAAGACGAACGAGAAGGCGCCCTGGGACGAGCTGTGGAGCTTCCTGGACGGCATCAACCGCACGCCGCCGCACGCCTTCCCGGCCTTCGTGGAAGAGAACCTGGAGCTGGAGGACTACCTCACCTGGCTGGCGATGGAGACGCTCATCTCCCATGATCTCCAGGGGGACACGCGCAGCTACCTCGTCTACGACCGCAAGACGGAGAAGTGGACGCACGTGCCGTGGGATCTCAACAACGCGCTGTCGCTCTACAACCGCACCAACGCCGTCATCCAGGGCGTGAAGAAGTCGCACCCGCTCTTCAGCTTCACTCCGTACGATCCGAAGGTGTACGAGCTGCGCGCGGAGCGCCGCGTCTTCGAGGGCATGGAGGACATGAAGCCCGGGTGGAGCACGCTCTCCACGCGCATCTACGATGACCCGGGCCTGCGCGCCCGCTACGCCGCCCGGCTGCGCCAGCTGCTCGACACGTGGTTCACCGAGGAGAACCTCGGGCCGCGCATCGATGCCATGCACGCGCTGCTGGCGCCCTACATCCTGCCGGGCCCGGACGGCAAGGCGCGGGATCCCTACGTCAGCACCGAGCACGCCGCGCGCAGCAGCGAGTACCTCCACCGGTTCGTGCGCGAGCGCCGCGCCTGGCTGCTCGAGCACCTCAAGGACATCGAGTCGCATGGCCAGGGCGCGCTCGTCATCGATCGGGTGGGCCGTGACGCCTCGGGAGCGTTCTGGGTGCAGCTCTACAACCGGGGCTCGGCGCCCGTGGCGCTCGGGGGGCTCATGCTCACGGGCCACACCCGGCTGCCCGAGCAGTGGACGCTGCCCGCGTCCACCCTGGAGCCCGGACAGGTCATCACCCTGCGCCAGGGCGCCGTGGGAGCCCAGGCCCTGGGCGCGACGCTGGACCTCCAGGCTCCCGAGCTCGCGCTGTACTCGGCGGACGGGCTGATGGCGCTGGACGTGCTGTGGCTGGCGCCGCTCGAGCCCGGGGAGGCCTACGGGCGCAAGTCCCGAGGGGCGGAGAGCTTCGGTCCCCAGACGGGCCCGTAGGGAACGCGCCTGGACTCCGGCATGCTCCCATGCCGGAGGTGGACGCGATGACCTGGCGTGCGAAGGCGGTGGGGCTGGTGTGGGGGCTGGCCTTGTTGGGATGTGGTGCCCTCCGGCCCGCGTTGGAAGCGCCCGCCAGGGGAGGAGTTCCTCCCGATGGACGGGCGGATCTGCATGTGCACGTGACGATGCGCGAGGCGCTGCACCCCTTCTTCCAGGGGGAACCGGGTGGGGCCGAGTTGGCGGACGCACCCGGACAGCGCCTCGTCAACCAGATGGAGCCCGAGGCGCTGCGGCGCGCGGGGGTACGCCTGGTGCTCGCGACGGTCTGGCCACCGAATGCGTTGCGTCCGGGTCGGGGCGCCCTGGGCGAGGCGCTCCACCAACTGGCACTGCTCGAGGACTTCGCCCGGAGGAGTCCGGACTTCGTCCTGGCGTATGGTGCCGGGGAGGCCCGTCAGCGGCTCGCGAGTGGACAGCTCGTGTTGGTGCCCACGGTCGAGGGGGGCGAGGGCATCCGGCGGGTGGAGGACGTGGACCTGCTGTACGCGGCGGGGGCCCGGTCGATCACCCTGGTGCACTTCTTCGACAACTCCGTGGCGGACGCGGCGGATGACCAGTTCGGACCGCTGATGGGACGGCTGACCAACGGAGGGGATGGGGGACTGACGCCGCTGGGCGTGGAGGTGGTGCGGCGGATGATGGAGCTGGGCATCGTCATCGACGTGGCCCACGCCAGCGACCGGACCATCACCGAGGTGCTCGCCCTGACCGAGCCCGCCGGGGTGCCGGTGGTCTACTCCCATACCGGGGCGGGGTGGGCGGACACGAGATGCCTGAGTGCTCCGCTCGCGCGCCGGGTGGGAGCGGGCGGAGGGTTGATTGGCATTGGGCTCTTCCGGTCGCCGTTTCAGCAGGTGCCGGTGGAGGAGCGCTGGGAGGGATTCGAGCCGGGAACGTGTGACGACGACGTGGCCCATTGGCTTCACTACACGCGGCAGGCGGGGGCCGAGGCCGTCATGTTGGGCAGTGACTTCAACAGCGTCATCGAGCGGGCCCGCCCTGGAGGAAGCTGTGCGCGGGGGATGCGCCACACGGGAGATCTGCCGGCGCTGTTCGCAGCGCTGGAGGCGCATGGGGTGACACGGGAGCAGCTCGACGGCTCGGCGGCCCGGGTGCTTCGCGTGTTGGAGGCGGTGGAGGCCCATGCACGGCCGGAGGCCCAGCGTGTGGCGCGTGGACGGAGGCCGCCACGTGAGGATCTCTTTCCCTCGAACGTTCCCTAGAACCGCTCTGCGGAGAGGAAGAGCTGGGAGAGGGAGAAGTCGAGGAGGGACTGACGCGAGCGCAGGTAGCGGCGGGCGCGGAC contains the following coding sequences:
- a CDS encoding dipeptidase, yielding MTWRAKAVGLVWGLALLGCGALRPALEAPARGGVPPDGRADLHVHVTMREALHPFFQGEPGGAELADAPGQRLVNQMEPEALRRAGVRLVLATVWPPNALRPGRGALGEALHQLALLEDFARRSPDFVLAYGAGEARQRLASGQLVLVPTVEGGEGIRRVEDVDLLYAAGARSITLVHFFDNSVADAADDQFGPLMGRLTNGGDGGLTPLGVEVVRRMMELGIVIDVAHASDRTITEVLALTEPAGVPVVYSHTGAGWADTRCLSAPLARRVGAGGGLIGIGLFRSPFQQVPVEERWEGFEPGTCDDDVAHWLHYTRQAGAEAVMLGSDFNSVIERARPGGSCARGMRHTGDLPALFAALEAHGVTREQLDGSAARVLRVLEAVEAHARPEAQRVARGRRPPREDLFPSNVP
- a CDS encoding CotH kinase family protein is translated as MPETPPAQADVGGGGVSTPPGPDVPRDEPPPQPVPPPKDPPGQPPPEPQTPSRPSPSEPRWPALQTSIPVYELTLSQADHDALHAHIHDPPSRDFSVMGRFSLEGRAYTAELSFRGRSSKTDPRIVKKSWDVRFDKKDRFEGKKNIELLAAWKDSGYLTEKLWYDFAASIGLRASNARYAHVKLHLVQPDGSVITRYEGVFTELESVNKDFLEAHGFDDDSDLYRAGMHDGELRPPPQESYQEPWDKKTNEKAPWDELWSFLDGINRTPPHAFPAFVEENLELEDYLTWLAMETLISHDLQGDTRSYLVYDRKTEKWTHVPWDLNNALSLYNRTNAVIQGVKKSHPLFSFTPYDPKVYELRAERRVFEGMEDMKPGWSTLSTRIYDDPGLRARYAARLRQLLDTWFTEENLGPRIDAMHALLAPYILPGPDGKARDPYVSTEHAARSSEYLHRFVRERRAWLLEHLKDIESHGQGALVIDRVGRDASGAFWVQLYNRGSAPVALGGLMLTGHTRLPEQWTLPASTLEPGQVITLRQGAVGAQALGATLDLQAPELALYSADGLMALDVLWLAPLEPGEAYGRKSRGAESFGPQTGP